A stretch of Argiope bruennichi chromosome 10, qqArgBrue1.1, whole genome shotgun sequence DNA encodes these proteins:
- the LOC129987533 gene encoding gamma-aminobutyric acid receptor subunit beta-like, translating into MEDIFPPDYNKQASPNIPGKPVSLFIDLSVMDIDRIDESSMEFSIQTYMREIWNDRRLNLSCFKTVDALAQIGIPDSVVRELWTPDIIFDNVRSGVLFSLSVRNQFISVLRNGDLYRATRYNFIVGCYMNFIYYPIDIQECYLKISLLSNPDRKVLLQWAREDEHYKNYFKGVSFTNEIQSLKYELRPPKTYKTIAVSAGENFTYLYANFTFVRKISGSILNVYIPSTLVVCLSWTSFWIDVGVVPARITLGVTSFLTLVTQMVQARNSLPAISYMTAMDLWLFVCLVKVFCSILVYAFTYRLYMSSNKVFDIS; encoded by the exons ATGGAAGATATTTTCCCACCAGATTACAATAAGCAGGCCTCTCCTAATATCCCAG GAAAGCCAGTCTCTTTATTCATAGACCTAAGTGTTATGGATATTGACAGAATCGATGAATCCAGTATG gaATTCAGTATTCAGACATACATGCGGGAAATTTGGAATGACCGACGGTTGAATCTGAGTTGTTTCAAGACCGTAGATGCTTTAGCTCAAATAGGCATTCCCGATTCAGTCGTTCGTGAGCTGTGGACGCCAGATATCATATTCGACAACGTGAGGTCAGGGGTTTTGTTCAGCCTTTCGGTACGCAATCAATTCATTTCAGTGCTGAGGAATGGTGATCTGTATAGAGCAACCAG GTACAACTTTATTGTAGGATGCtatatgaatttcatatattaccCAATTGACATTCAAGAATGCTACTTGAAGATCTCTCTCC TGTCAAATCCAGACAGAAAAGTGCTCTTGCAGTGGGCGAGGGAAGACGAGCACTACAAAAACTATTTCAAGGGAGTGTCATTCACGAATGAAATACAATCTTTGAAATATGAGCTTCGACCAccaaaaacttataaaacaatAGCAGTATCGGCAGGAG aaaatttcacCTATTTATATGCAAACTTCACATTTGTTCGCAAGATTAGTGGGAGTATTCTTAACGTCTACATTCCAAGTACCCTAGTGGTTTGCTTGTCTTGGACATCTTTTTGGATCGACGTCGGTGTAGTTCCCGCTAGGATTACCCTTGGAGTAACATCATTTCTCACGTTGGTGACTCAGATGGTTCAAGCCAGAAACAGCCTTCCGGCCATCAGCTACATGACAGCCATGGATCTTTGGCTATTTGTGTGTCTCGTCAAAGTCTTCTGCTCAATTTTAGTATATGCCTTCACTTATCGACTGTACATGTCAAGCAACAAggtatttgatatttcttaa